The proteins below come from a single Aegilops tauschii subsp. strangulata cultivar AL8/78 chromosome 6, Aet v6.0, whole genome shotgun sequence genomic window:
- the LOC109740635 gene encoding uncharacterized protein At1g08160, translating to MAGPLSATRRTRPTPAQCIAATLFALLVVVAIIVIIWLAVRPGKLRLSVDHAAVRGFNFTSGGALQGTFALVLRAYNPNKRTAVYRSLDVGVWYGGTYLGGAEVPGFRQPPRNETRIVVAAPAAREPLPRDVEREMKKDRSAGRLPLDVHVRGKVWFKYGLVRTRRYKMRASCPLVPVEFASPSSFDRVYCHVHI from the coding sequence ATGGCGGGGCCACTGAGCGCGACGCGGCGCACGCGCCCGACGCCGGCGCAGTGCATCGCGGCGACGCTGTTCGCGCTGCTCGTCGTCGTGgccatcatcgtcatcatctGGCTGGCGGTCCGGCCCGGGAAGCTGCGCCTCTCCGTCGACCACGCCGCGGTCCGCGGCTTCAACTTCACGTCGGGGGGCGCGCTGCAGGGCACCTTCGCCCTCGTCCTCCGCGCCTACAACCCCAACAAGCGCACCGCCGTGTACCGCTCGCTCGACGTCGGCGTGTGGTACGGCGGCACGTACCTGGGCGGCGCCGAGGTGCCGGGGTTCCGCCAGCCGCCGCGCAACGAGACGAGGATCGTcgtggcggctccggcggcgcggGAACCGCTGCCGCGGGACGTGGAGCGGGAGATGAAGAAGGACCGGTCCGCCGGGAGGCTGCCGCTGGACGTGCACGTCCGGGGCAAGGTGTGGTTCAAGTACGGCCTGGTGAGGACGCGGCGGTACAAGATGCGCGCGAGCTGCCCGCTGGTGCCCGTCGAGTTCGCCTCGCCCAGCTCCTTCGACCGGGTCTACTGCCACGTGCATATCTGA